The following proteins come from a genomic window of Musa acuminata AAA Group cultivar baxijiao chromosome BXJ1-7, Cavendish_Baxijiao_AAA, whole genome shotgun sequence:
- the LOC135678262 gene encoding remorin-like — translation MAEESEKVQVSVEPPPPAEEKPDDSKALAVVEKSASQETKSVGSSIDRDVALAQVETEKKLSLIKAWEESEKTKAENKSQKKLSAITSWENSKKATLEAELKKIEEKIENQKAEYAEKMKNKIAMIHKAAEEKKALVEAKRGEELLKAEETAAKYRATGQAPKKGFSCFSA, via the exons atggcggaGGAGTCGGAGAAGGTGCAGGTGTCCGTGGAGCCGCCGCCTCCGGCAGAGGAGAAACCGGACGATTCCAAAGCGCTCGCAGTTGTGGAGA AGTCTGCTTCACAAGAGACAAAAAGCGTGGGGAGCTCAATCGATAGAG ATGTTGCTCTGGCACAGGTCGAGACCGAAAAGAAACTGTCTTTGATCAAGGCATGGGAAGAAAGTGAGAAGACAAAAGCTGAGAATAA ATCTCAAAAGAAGCTGTCAGCCATTACTTCATGGGAGAACTCAAAGAAGGCAACTCTAGAAGCAGAGCTGAAAAAGATCGAG GAAAAAATAGAGAACCAGAAGGCAGAATATGCCGAGAAAATGAAGAATAAAATTGCTATGATTCACAAAGCTGCCGAAGAGAAGAAGGCACTGGTGGAGGCTAAGCGTGGGGAAGAGCTTCTGAAGGCAGAAGAAACTGCTGCAAAGTATCGCGCTACAGGGCAGGCTCCTAAGAAGGGATTTAGCTGCTTCAGTGCTTGA
- the LOC103990653 gene encoding 5-amino-6-(5-phospho-D-ribitylamino)uracil phosphatase, chloroplastic-like has protein sequence MVDAMGTGTSLIAHHLLYQRSPSEDVSFKRRQLASCRLPVPSRLMDSTVKLLAKEKNPSRQRISGDLAYTTDSTGLSPGRTWPPVNKADDPMIHNPLLRQERMGCGWLAVIFEWEGVIVEDDDPELEYRAWVALSQEEGKSPPLAFVLRRIEGMKSEQAISEVLCWSRNPTEIRRLASRKEDIRQSFKNGGLCHLRSGSREFMSTLANHKIPLAVASTRRRKALQGEIEAVGAQSFFEVVVAAEEVHRGKPDPEMLIHAARLLGFLPERCIVFGNSISTVEAAHEAGMKCVAVASKQPVYELRAADLVVRRLDELSVVDLKKLADVESPELEPGEDRGGSQR, from the coding sequence ATGGTCGATGCCATGGGCACCGGCACGTCCCTCATCGCTCACCACCTGCTCTACCAAAGGTCTCCTTCCGAAGATGTGAGCTTTAAGCGGCGGCAGCTCGCCTCGTGCCGGCTGCCCGTCCCCAGCCGGCTCATGGATTCGACTGTCAAGTTGCTGGCGAAGGAAAAGAACCCTTCCAGGCAGAGGATATCCGGCGATCTCGCTTACACAACCGATTCCACCGGCCTGAGTCCTGGTAGGACGTGGCCTCCCGTGAACAAGGCCGACGACCCGATGATCCACAACCCGCTGCTCCGTCAAGAAAGGATGGGCTGTGGTTGGCTTGCCGTGATCTTCGAATGGGAAGGGGTGATCGTCGAAGACGACGACCCTGAGTTGGAGTACCGGGCCTGGGTGGCGTTGTCCCAAGAAGAAGGGAAGTCGCCGCCCCTGGCCTTCGTTCTGAGGAGAATAGAAGGAATGAAGAGCGAGCAAGCCATCTCCGAGGTTCTTTGCTGGTCACGAAACCCTACGGAGATCAGGAGATTGGCCTCTCGGAAGGAGGACATACGCCAAAGCTTTAAGAATGGCGGTCTCTGTCATCTCCGATCCGGGTCGCGGGAGTTCATGAGTACCCTTGCGAACCACAAGATTCCACTGGCTGTGGCGTCCACGCGACGGAGGAAGGCTCTTCAGGGCGAAATCGAGGCTGTCGGTGCGCAGAGCTTCTTCGAGGTGGTCGTGGCAGCAGAGGAAGTGCACAGGGGGAAACCTGATCCGGAGATGCTCATCCACGCCGCCCGGCTTCTGGGTTTTTTGCCGGAGCGGTGCATCGTGTTTGGGAACTCGATATCAACGGTGGAGGCAGCGCATGAAGCCGGTATGAAGTGCGTCGCAGTCGCAAGTAAGCAGCCGGTGTACGAGCTCCGCGCAGCCGACCTTGTGGTGAGGCGCCTTGATGAGCTATCGGTCGTCGACCTGAAAAAACTTGCAGACGTCGAGTCTCCCGAGTTGGAACCAGGAGAGGACCGGGGTGGAAGCCAAAGATGA
- the LOC135678264 gene encoding uncharacterized protein At3g49055-like, whose translation MEEQGTEASPIESPPRPDAALRAELESLRDSHRELRSRFAAAEESLAGLRIRDLDLSRALEQASEERDSLRIKLIEAEVSAREEEEEESSWAQRWELSHLIEIFKARFNELVEERSRRDGVVSGILDSMRSVRGCLSRIGGRISEESFEEDDGEKSNLEDASEVVSKESRLICQLGVAVESKFTEHDKMRRKEKKELENSIVSLTEENRDISSLLRVALVEKEAVEKSLSKLKGSGEQKRGAILQIAERGLQRVGFGFIKGVIGGESQPDQPSSSSVSATSDGSECEEEVISLASTVERIMRNLRLEITDLRRALEESRSESEDLQSLIDKQEEKIIEGELYIKDLEERQILLAKSVGELTTEIKEAGEEAARWREACELEVEAGKAAIVEREKEVGSLREELRRTKSALDTANGKLSLKEKLAKTAMAAQAAAEATLRLADKRAAGLGERIEELTRQLEEEAEHGRRERTGVGRRVRYVCWPWQAFRVAPAARAGSRSRERRRRMMMLPEMEALLRFNI comes from the exons ATGGAAGAGCAAGGCACCGAAGCGTCCCCGATCGAGAGCCCCCCTCGCCCTGATGCCGCCCTCCGGGCCGAGCTCGAATCCCTTCGGGATTCCCACCGCGAGCTCCGATCCAGATTCGCGGCCGCGGAGGAGTCCCTTGCGGGTCTTCGAATCCGCGATCTCGATCTCTCCCGGGCACTGGAGCAAGCATCGGAGGAGCGGGACTCGCTCAGGATCAAGCTCATCGAGGCGGAGGTCTCCgctagggaggaggaggaggaggaatcgagTTGGGCACAAAGATGGGAACTTTCGCACCTGATCGAGATCTTCAAAGCTAGGTTTAACGAGCTGGTGGAGGAAAGGAGCAGAAGAGACGGAGTGGTGTCGGGGATCCTTGATTCGATGAGATCGGTGAGAGGCTGCTTGAGCAGGATTGGCGGGAGGATCAGCGAGGAAAGCTTCGAGGAAGACGATGGGGAAAAGTCCAATCTCGAGGACGCATCGGAGGTTGTCTCGAAGGAGAGCAGATTGATCTGCCAGCTTGGGGTGGCAGTGGAATCAAAGTTTACGGAACACGACAAgatgaggaggaaggagaagaaggagctgGAGAATAGCATCGTCAGTTTGACGGAGGAGAACAGGGACATCAGCAGCTTGCTCAGGGTTGccctggtggagaaggaggccgTGGAGAAGAGCCTTAGTAAGCTGAAGGGAAGCGGGGAGCAGAAGCGGGGTGCGATTCTGCAGATAGCTGAGAGAGGGCTGCAGAGGGTCGGATTTGGCTTCATAAAGGGGGTCATCGGCGGCGAGTCACAGCCGGATCAACCAAGCAGTTCCAGTGTCAGTGCTACCTCCGACGGCAGCGAATGCGAGGAGGAGGTGATCAGTCTG GCTTCTACCGTTGAAAGGATAATGAGAAATCTGCGCCTTGAGATTACTGATCTAAGACGAGCCCTGGAGGAGTCCAG GTCAGAGAGTGAGGATTTGCAGTCTCTCATCGATAAACAAGAAGAGAAGATCATAGAGGGTGAACTGTACATAAAAGATCTGGAAGAGAGACAAATCTTGCTGGCTAAAAGT GTTGGAGAGCTGACGACCGAGAtaaaggaagcaggagaagaggccgCAAGATGGAGGGAAGCTTGTGAACTGGAGGTAGAAGCTGGAAAAGCTGCAATCGTAGAGcgtgagaaggag GTGGGTTCGCTGAGAGAGGAGCTGAGGAGAACGAAGTCAGCGCTGGATACAGCAAACGGTAAGCTGAGCTTGAAGGAGAAGCTGGCGAAGACCGCGATGGCGGCTCAGGCTGCCGCAGAAGCAACCTTGCGGCTGGCGGACAAGAGGGCGGCTGGGCTTGGGGAGCGGATCGAGGAGCTCACGAGGCAGCTAGAGGAAGAGGCGGAGCACGGCAGAAGAGAGAGGACCGGAGTCGGAAGGCGGGTGAGGTATGTCTGCTGGCCGTGGCAAGCCTTCAGAGTCGCGCCCGCTGCTCGAGCGGGTTCCAGGAgcagggagaggaggaggaggatgatgatgcTGCCTGAAATGGAGGCTCTGCTGCGTTTCAACATATAG
- the LOC135678263 gene encoding U-box domain-containing protein 33-like isoform X2 translates to MKGSHEHGRSSGWSSKGSAREIAEEDEDEVYVAVVKDVKEGKANFLWLLHNTPEDKKVVVVHVHRPAQKIPTALGWIPASHLQEEEVAAYRSTERANMHGCLDEYMTMCSRVKVKRAGKLVIEKDDVRKGLVELVAQRGITQLVMGAAADKYYSRRMKGPRSKTALAVQQQADPSCKIWFVCKGNLICTRDTCVDEVVAAHKPTSRSADCSPHSQVAMAAWPGEGPAGSSTSGSGESSVNDTWDVASRASDHSLHGNMASSPKVPPEADRDDGSLVLRTLPAPGEVPRFQSPQRYLEDLGVDGAMYERLEAALKEADNTKREAYEELHKRQIAEKDLSEAARKVDVAETAYNKEVRQRKEIEEAVAKDEMQLSALRKQRDEVNEELQQARQKMAALELQISDSDQILKDIKAKLPEAYSHLDSIRGEHELSQQEQVHQKKEEATTSTRGAEHFSDFSLSELERATENFHEASKIGEGGYGCVYKGSLRHTTVAIKRLNPQGMQRTAEFRREIDILSRVRHPNLVTLIGACPEARALVYEYLPSGSLEDHLTRKLTWQVRIRIAAEICSALVFLHSRKPLSVVHGDLKPVNILLDSNFVSKISDLGMNRLLVRSSTLYHCMHLRKGTFAYMDPELLSSGEITAKSDVYSFGVILLQLLTGRAAFGVSKVVKEALDMKCLERVLDASAGDWPYVQAEKLAKLGLKCCDMNRRNRPDAKEAWKMLQPLMKSISFARLSPSSIMLAPEYSSCIPSYFICPIFKELMRDPQIAADGFTYEGEAIKGWLSSGNETSPMTNLRLSDCELLPNHALRSAIQGWLQHQN, encoded by the exons ATGAAGGGGAGCCACGAGCACGGCCGGAGCAGCGGCTGGTCGTCGAAGGGCAGCGCGAGGGAGATCGCCgaagaggacgaggacgaggTGTACGTGGCGGTGGTGAAGGATGTGAAGGAGGGGAAGGCCAACTTCCTGTGGCTGCTCCACAACACCCCCGAGGACAAGAAGGTGGTCGTCGTTCACGTCCACCGCCCGGCCCAGAAGATCCCCACCG CGTTGGGTTGGATTCCTGCGTCCCATCTACAAGAGGAAGAGGTTGCAGCATACAGAAGCACTGAGAGAGCCAACATGCACGGATGTTTAGACGAGTACATGACTATGTGTTCCCGTGTAAAG GTGAAAAGAGCAGGAAAACTGGTGATCGAGAAAGACGATGTCAGAAAAGGACTAGTGGAGCTCGTGGCTCAGCGTGGAATCACCCAACTTGTTATGGGCGCAGCAGCAGACAAATATTATTCGAG GCGAATGAAGGGTCCGAGGTCGAAGACAGCTCTGGCCGTGCAGCAGCAGGCTGATCCATCATGCAAGATCTGGTTTGTCTGCAAAGGGAACCTCATCTGCACCAG GGATACCTGTGTTGATGAAGTAGTCGCAGCTCACAAGCCCACGTCAAGATCTGCCGATTGCTCCCCACACTCACAGGTGGCCATGGCGGCTTGGCCTGGTGAAGGACCGGCGGGATCATCGACCTCAGGGAGCGGAGAGAGCAGCGTTAATGATACGTGGGATGTTGCGTCGAGGGCTTCGGACCACTCTCTCCACGGAAACATGGCTTCGTCGCCGAAAGTGCCGCCGGAAGCGGACAGAGATGATGGATCGCTCGTTCTACGGACACTTCCTGCACCTGGAGAAGTCCCTCGGTTCCAATCTCCACAACGTTACCTG GAGGATCTTGGTGTCGATGGTGCCATGTACGAACGGCTGGAAGCTGCGCTGAAGGAAGCGGATAACACGAAACGTGAAGCTTATGAAGAGCTCCACAAGCGTCAGATAGCTGAGAAGGACCTGAGCGAGGCTGCGAGGAAG GTCGACGTCGCCGAGACTGCATACAACAAAGAGGTGAGACAAAGGAAAGAAATCGAAGAAGCGGTAGCAAAAGATGAGATGCAACTGTCAGCACTGAGAAAACAGCGAGATGAGGTCAATGAAGAACTCCAGCAAGCACGTCAGAAGATGGCAGCGCTGGAACTCCAAATATCTGATTCTGACCAAATTCTCAAGGATATCAAAGCCAAATTGCCCGAGGCATACAGCCACCTCGATTCGATCCGAGGAGAGCATGAGCTGTCGCAGCAGGAGCAAGTGCAtcagaagaaagaagaagcaaCAACCAGCACTCGTGGAGCAGAACACTTCTCTGATTTCTCCCTTTCGGAGCTGGAACGAGCAACAGAAAACTTCCATGAGGCATCAAAGATCGGCGAAGGTGGATACGGATGTGTATATAAAGGCTCCCTTCGCCATACGACAGTGGCAATAAAGAGGTTGAATCCACAAGGCATGCAAAGAACAGCAGAATTCCGGCGAGAG ATTGATATTTTAAGTAGAGTAAGGCATCCAAACCTTGTCACTCTGATAGGAGCATGCCCAGAAGCCAGAGCTCTCGTTTACGAGTATCTTCCTAGTGGAAGCTTGGAAGACCACCTCACTCGCAAGCTCACCTGGCAAGTCCGCATCCGCATTGCAGCTGAAATATGCTCCGCTCTCGTCTTCCTCCACTCCCGTAAACCCCTTAGTGTGGTCCATGGTGATCTTAAGCCTGTCAACATTCTTCTCGATTCAAACTTTGTGAGCAAGATTAGTGACTTGGGTATGAACCGACTGCTTGTCCGCAGCAGCACCCTCTACCACTGCATGCATCTGCGCAAGGGAACATTTGCTTACATGGACCCTGAATTGCTCTCATCCGGAGAAATCACAGCAAAATCTGATGTGTACTCCTTCGGAGTCATACTTCTGCAACTTCTAACGGGAAGGGCAGCATTTGGAGTAAGCAAAGTAGTAAAAGAGGCATTGGATATGAAATGCTTGGAGAGGGTACTTGATGCTTCTGCAGGGGATTGGCCATATGTGCAGGCAGAGAAGTTGGCAAAACTGGGGTTGAAATGCTGTGACATGAACAGGAGGAACCGGCCAGATGCAAAAGAGGCATGGAAAATGCTTCAGCCCTTGATGAAGTCCATCTCATTTGCTAGGTTATCGCCTTCATCGATTATGTTAGCTCCAGAGTACAGCAGCTGCATTCCATCATACTTCATCTGTCCAATATTTAAG GAGCTTATGAGGGATCCACAAATAGCAGCAGATGGTTTCACTTACGAAGGTGAGGCCATTAAAGGATGGCTTAGCAGCGGCAATGAGACATCACCCATGACTAACCTCAGGCTATCCGATTGCGAGCTACTCCCCAATCATGCCCTTCGTTCTGCAATTCAAGGATGGCTTCAACATCAAAATTGA
- the LOC135678263 gene encoding U-box domain-containing protein 33-like isoform X1 — MKGSHEHGRSSGWSSKGSAREIAEEDEDEVYVAVVKDVKEGKANFLWLLHNTPEDKKVVVVHVHRPAQKIPTDTELFLPLSIAALGWIPASHLQEEEVAAYRSTERANMHGCLDEYMTMCSRVKVKRAGKLVIEKDDVRKGLVELVAQRGITQLVMGAAADKYYSRRMKGPRSKTALAVQQQADPSCKIWFVCKGNLICTRDTCVDEVVAAHKPTSRSADCSPHSQVAMAAWPGEGPAGSSTSGSGESSVNDTWDVASRASDHSLHGNMASSPKVPPEADRDDGSLVLRTLPAPGEVPRFQSPQRYLEDLGVDGAMYERLEAALKEADNTKREAYEELHKRQIAEKDLSEAARKVDVAETAYNKEVRQRKEIEEAVAKDEMQLSALRKQRDEVNEELQQARQKMAALELQISDSDQILKDIKAKLPEAYSHLDSIRGEHELSQQEQVHQKKEEATTSTRGAEHFSDFSLSELERATENFHEASKIGEGGYGCVYKGSLRHTTVAIKRLNPQGMQRTAEFRREIDILSRVRHPNLVTLIGACPEARALVYEYLPSGSLEDHLTRKLTWQVRIRIAAEICSALVFLHSRKPLSVVHGDLKPVNILLDSNFVSKISDLGMNRLLVRSSTLYHCMHLRKGTFAYMDPELLSSGEITAKSDVYSFGVILLQLLTGRAAFGVSKVVKEALDMKCLERVLDASAGDWPYVQAEKLAKLGLKCCDMNRRNRPDAKEAWKMLQPLMKSISFARLSPSSIMLAPEYSSCIPSYFICPIFKELMRDPQIAADGFTYEGEAIKGWLSSGNETSPMTNLRLSDCELLPNHALRSAIQGWLQHQN; from the exons ATGAAGGGGAGCCACGAGCACGGCCGGAGCAGCGGCTGGTCGTCGAAGGGCAGCGCGAGGGAGATCGCCgaagaggacgaggacgaggTGTACGTGGCGGTGGTGAAGGATGTGAAGGAGGGGAAGGCCAACTTCCTGTGGCTGCTCCACAACACCCCCGAGGACAAGAAGGTGGTCGTCGTTCACGTCCACCGCCCGGCCCAGAAGATCCCCACCG ATACCGAGCTCTTCCTTCCTCTCTCGATTGCAGCGTTGGGTTGGATTCCTGCGTCCCATCTACAAGAGGAAGAGGTTGCAGCATACAGAAGCACTGAGAGAGCCAACATGCACGGATGTTTAGACGAGTACATGACTATGTGTTCCCGTGTAAAG GTGAAAAGAGCAGGAAAACTGGTGATCGAGAAAGACGATGTCAGAAAAGGACTAGTGGAGCTCGTGGCTCAGCGTGGAATCACCCAACTTGTTATGGGCGCAGCAGCAGACAAATATTATTCGAG GCGAATGAAGGGTCCGAGGTCGAAGACAGCTCTGGCCGTGCAGCAGCAGGCTGATCCATCATGCAAGATCTGGTTTGTCTGCAAAGGGAACCTCATCTGCACCAG GGATACCTGTGTTGATGAAGTAGTCGCAGCTCACAAGCCCACGTCAAGATCTGCCGATTGCTCCCCACACTCACAGGTGGCCATGGCGGCTTGGCCTGGTGAAGGACCGGCGGGATCATCGACCTCAGGGAGCGGAGAGAGCAGCGTTAATGATACGTGGGATGTTGCGTCGAGGGCTTCGGACCACTCTCTCCACGGAAACATGGCTTCGTCGCCGAAAGTGCCGCCGGAAGCGGACAGAGATGATGGATCGCTCGTTCTACGGACACTTCCTGCACCTGGAGAAGTCCCTCGGTTCCAATCTCCACAACGTTACCTG GAGGATCTTGGTGTCGATGGTGCCATGTACGAACGGCTGGAAGCTGCGCTGAAGGAAGCGGATAACACGAAACGTGAAGCTTATGAAGAGCTCCACAAGCGTCAGATAGCTGAGAAGGACCTGAGCGAGGCTGCGAGGAAG GTCGACGTCGCCGAGACTGCATACAACAAAGAGGTGAGACAAAGGAAAGAAATCGAAGAAGCGGTAGCAAAAGATGAGATGCAACTGTCAGCACTGAGAAAACAGCGAGATGAGGTCAATGAAGAACTCCAGCAAGCACGTCAGAAGATGGCAGCGCTGGAACTCCAAATATCTGATTCTGACCAAATTCTCAAGGATATCAAAGCCAAATTGCCCGAGGCATACAGCCACCTCGATTCGATCCGAGGAGAGCATGAGCTGTCGCAGCAGGAGCAAGTGCAtcagaagaaagaagaagcaaCAACCAGCACTCGTGGAGCAGAACACTTCTCTGATTTCTCCCTTTCGGAGCTGGAACGAGCAACAGAAAACTTCCATGAGGCATCAAAGATCGGCGAAGGTGGATACGGATGTGTATATAAAGGCTCCCTTCGCCATACGACAGTGGCAATAAAGAGGTTGAATCCACAAGGCATGCAAAGAACAGCAGAATTCCGGCGAGAG ATTGATATTTTAAGTAGAGTAAGGCATCCAAACCTTGTCACTCTGATAGGAGCATGCCCAGAAGCCAGAGCTCTCGTTTACGAGTATCTTCCTAGTGGAAGCTTGGAAGACCACCTCACTCGCAAGCTCACCTGGCAAGTCCGCATCCGCATTGCAGCTGAAATATGCTCCGCTCTCGTCTTCCTCCACTCCCGTAAACCCCTTAGTGTGGTCCATGGTGATCTTAAGCCTGTCAACATTCTTCTCGATTCAAACTTTGTGAGCAAGATTAGTGACTTGGGTATGAACCGACTGCTTGTCCGCAGCAGCACCCTCTACCACTGCATGCATCTGCGCAAGGGAACATTTGCTTACATGGACCCTGAATTGCTCTCATCCGGAGAAATCACAGCAAAATCTGATGTGTACTCCTTCGGAGTCATACTTCTGCAACTTCTAACGGGAAGGGCAGCATTTGGAGTAAGCAAAGTAGTAAAAGAGGCATTGGATATGAAATGCTTGGAGAGGGTACTTGATGCTTCTGCAGGGGATTGGCCATATGTGCAGGCAGAGAAGTTGGCAAAACTGGGGTTGAAATGCTGTGACATGAACAGGAGGAACCGGCCAGATGCAAAAGAGGCATGGAAAATGCTTCAGCCCTTGATGAAGTCCATCTCATTTGCTAGGTTATCGCCTTCATCGATTATGTTAGCTCCAGAGTACAGCAGCTGCATTCCATCATACTTCATCTGTCCAATATTTAAG GAGCTTATGAGGGATCCACAAATAGCAGCAGATGGTTTCACTTACGAAGGTGAGGCCATTAAAGGATGGCTTAGCAGCGGCAATGAGACATCACCCATGACTAACCTCAGGCTATCCGATTGCGAGCTACTCCCCAATCATGCCCTTCGTTCTGCAATTCAAGGATGGCTTCAACATCAAAATTGA